The following DNA comes from Edaphobacter lichenicola.
CCCATGAATTACTACTTCTTGTCCTCTCAACTGGCTTCCCAGCTCATCAATACGGACAACAATAACCACCTCACGACTCAGGTTATGGCCGGACAGGTCGAACAGAGTGAGGTGCAGGTAAACAACGTCACCATCACATCAATGACGCAGGAGCGGATCTCTGGCGCGGTAGTTTCGCGCGGAACGGCTCTGATGACATTCGACCTTATCTACTCGTCCCGCAACTCTCAGAAGCCCCGCACAGAACACTGGATGGCCTCAGTGACGTACTACATCAACCCTGCTCAGGTGAGCGACCATGCGAAGACCAATCCGCAGTACGAAACCATCAATCCACTCGGCGTAACGATCACGGAATTTCACGAAAATCGTGTCTCTGTCGACCAGACTCCGGACGGTTCTACATTCCACGCGGAAACAAGACCATGAGCACGGCGCACGCATGGGAAAAAGTGTTGCCGTTTTTCGAGGATGATCTGCAAGCACTCATCCTCGATCCAACAATTAGCGACCTCATGATCAATGGGACGACGGGCGTGTACGCAGACAGAGGCGGTGTTGTCGAGCATATTCCGCTCAGGAATTCATACAGCGTCGAGAGGCTTGAGGCAGCAATCCAGCGAGTAGCCCGCATGATGGGGCAAGACTTGACGCTGCAGAATCCGATTCTCAATACACGGATGCCGGATGGATCACGCGTAGCTGTTGTAGGCGCACCGTCTGCAATTGGCGGTCCCACTCTCACAATACGAAAGTTCAACCGCTGGTATAGCACCGATGAGTTGATTGAATCGGGAAGTATGCCGTTAACGGTGCGGGATCAGGTAGTTTCCTTTCTTCTCAAGAAGAAGAACGGCATCATCGCCGGCGGAACTGGATCAGGCAAGACAACGCTAATGAAGGCGATCCTGGATCACGTTCCGCTGACCGACCGGCTCATCGTGATCGAGCAGGTTGCTGAGCTGAGAATCCTTCAGCCGAACGCGGTTCGTTGGGAAGCTGTCGATGCCATCCCAGGACAGGTTGCGATCCTGCCGAGCGCACTCCTAGCAGCTGCCCTTCGTCATCGTCCAGATCGCATCATCTTCGGCGAGATACGCGACGAATGTGCGAATGATTTGCTCCAGGCGATGAACACAGGACACGGCGGCACGCTCACCACACTGCACGCAAAATCAGCGTGGGACGCACTCAGTAGACTGTCGAACCTGGCATTGAGTGCACGACCAAATATCAACCACAGCTTCATCCGTTCAGAGACCGCAGAAGCAATCGATTTCGTTCTTTATTGCGAGCGAGAACAGAACGGCAAACGCAGAGTTCGCGAATTGATCGAAGTGACTGGATACGACTTTGCAACACAAGCGTTTCTCACGGCGGACCTCTACCGTGCGGAGATTATTCCTGCTCCGGATCTGTGACGCTTAGCGTTTCAGAACGACAACGAGCACTTATCCATCAACGCAACGCAACCGAAACAGTCCTGGGAGGAACTCAAGAATGCCACTGCTCGACATCAAGGAAACGAAGAAACTCACCGTCATCTGCTCACTTGAAGAGTCAACCGCGATTCAGGTAGATCAGTACGCTGCATTCGTGCAAAGACCACCTGATGAAGTTGTGAACTCGGCACTTCAGTATGCGTTTGGCAAGGATTCCGAGTTCCAAAAATATCGCACTACGAACCCGAAAGCTCCTTCTGCGCTGCGTGTGAAGAAGGCTGCTTCAGTATCGACAGGGGCGCGACGGGGACCGAAGCCTGCGAGCGTTGCAGCAAACTAATTCATTCAGGCGGAGCAATCCGCCTTGCATGAATCGTGGCTGTTACATGTCGCGACACAAGAATAATCAGCAGGTTTGAATTGGTTGGTTGTCCTATCGCAGTAGTGGTTGTAACCCAGGATGTGCTCCGCACATGGAGAACGATGACACTCCATCCCTTCTTGGGTGGTGTGAACAGGCTCGACGTAAACAGTTGTCTACGCCAATGGAATGAATCACTTGAGAGGCCCACGTAAACAGTTGCATACCGCTCGTATGCAACTGTTTACGGGCCTTCAGGAGGGGAAATGAACAGCATTGAGCCGACAAAGCCGCTCAATTTCGAGGAGCGCCTAACGCGCTCTAAAGGACGCTCTAGCCGGAATTGCATGGCGAATGCGAGGGTCACACAGGCCGAGCAAGAAGAACTTGCAGCGGTAGCAAAGTCAGAGGGTAAAGCTCTGAGCGAGTGGGCGCGTGAGGTGCTGTTGAGCGAAGCGCGAAGCGCTCGTGCGGACGCACAGTTTACAGAAATTGTTGCAATACGGATGCTCTTGAACCTTGTGCTCAAGAGCATCGCGTGCGGCGACGTGATGACACCCGAAGCGTTCAGCGCTGTGCTCACAAATGTACGGACGACGAAGCACAAAGCGGCGACGGATGTGATGGAACAGTATTCAACCGTAGATCAAAAGGAGCACTAAAATGGCGAGTCAATGGGGAAGAAAAGAGACGGTTATCTGGCCGCCGCAAGTGCCGATCTACACCTACGGAACGCTCATCCTGACGATTCCAATCGCGCTTACCCTGTTCTTTGGGATGTATATGATGAAGCCGTTTCTGGCGCGGAACTATACCGGCGCGTTCATCAAATCCACTGCTGGAGCCGAGTTCAACATGCACGGTTCCTACCGGCTCATCTTTCTCGCGGGAGGGAAGCGGGCTCCTCGGGTAGCCGTGCCGGACGACTTTACAGCGGGTTCTATGATGCTGCCAGGCGGGAAGGAGATCAGCGTCGCGCTGTCCCCGGTAGCCACGGCGCAGGGTTACACGACCCTCTTCCGGGGACCCGGGCGGAAGTTCGACGATACGACGATCCATCTCTGGCTTCAGTCGACCGTCTTCGGCGGCGATAGCCTCCTCAGCAGCTATGGGCCAGCGCTCATCGAGACCGGCATCGTCGTGATTTTTATGCTCTGCTTTTCTGTCCCGATGGACTTCAAGCGCGGCAAACGTCTGAAGTATGGGCGGCTCCTGAGAGGGCCGGAGATGCTGACTCCGCAGGAGTTCAACAAGAGCCTGAAGGGCCAGGGCCTCGGCCTCGAAACAGACGAGAGGGGCACCATCATTCGGTTGCCGCTGAGTTCCGAACCGAAGCATATTCAGATCATGGGCGACACCGGGGTAGGGAAGTCAACCCTGCTGAGACAGATGCTTCAGCAGATCGAAGATCGTGGGGAATCGGCCATCGTTTACGACCCCGCAGGGGAGTTCGTGCAGCGGTTCTACAACCAGAAACGAGGCGACTTCATCCTCAACCCCTTCGATGAACGGTCGCCCTATTGGACTCCTTCGAGTGAGCTGCGCAACCCCGCCGAGGCCCGAACCATCGCCGCGTCCCTGTATCAGCCGACCGACAACAAGAAGGGTGAGTTTTTCACTGACACGCCGCAGAAGGTCTTCGCTCACCTGATGAAATACCGGCCATCGCCGCAAGATTTGGTCGATTGGATGTCGAACGCGGCGGAGATTGACAGACGCGTGAAGGGTACTGAAATTGCGTCCATGATCGCGAAGGATGCTCCCGATCAGCGGAACGGCGTTCTCGGTTCGTTGGGCCTCATCGCAGACAGCTTGAGACTCCTTAAGACCAAGGAACAGGCGAAGGGAAGAGAGTGGAGCGCGACGAAGTGGGCCGAGGATCGCAAGGGTTGGATCTTCCTCCCATCCGCCGAAGAGGCGCAGCAGGAAGCCCTGCGCCCCCTACATTCTCTTTGGCTCGATCTACTCATCCTTCGGCTCCTCAGTCTTCCCAAGGAGGGCCAGAAGCGAGCATGGTTCGTCATCGACGAGCTGGCAACATTACAGCGCCTTCCGCAGTTCCACACCGCACTTACGAAAGGACGGAAGAGCAACAACCCGATCATCTTCGGCTATCAGGGGAAGGCCCAGCTTGAAGTGATCTATGGCCACATGGCCGAGGTCATGTTGTCCATGCCGTCGACCAAGATCGTGATGAAGACCTCTGAGCCGACCGCCGCCAAGTGGGCCTCCGAGCTGATTGGGGAGATCGAGATCGAGCGCGTCCGTGAGACGGTCGCCGATGGAAAGAGGGCAGGGAAGAGCTTCACCCTGGATCGGCAGATCGAGCCTTTGGTGATGGGGTCGGAGATCGAGGGTCTCGACGACCTGCACGCCTTTATGAAGCTGGGGAACTACGTCACGCGGTTCTCGTTTCCCCACATGGACCGGAAGGTTGTCGCGCCGTTGATCGTTCCGCGAAATATCCCGGAAGAGGATATGTGGCTTCGGTCTCTTCCTCCAGAACCCGAAAGTCCGGTAGTCGAAGAGTCTGTTGGTGTCGCCGCGAACTCCCCGCCAACAGCGGCGCGCCTGCCATCTGCCTCGCCCTCCTCGCCGGCAGGCGCCTCGCCCCGACCAATCACCGGATCGCTCTTCGGAACGAACAATCTCACCCCTATTACTGATCCAAGCACAGACCTGTAACCCAGAGAAAGGCGAACAATGCTCAGCATTTCCAAAGCCCTCAACTCCAGCCAGGCGCAGAACTATCACAAGCTGGAATTCACCTCCGAGACGCAGAACTATTACAAGCAGGACGGCGCAGTGCAAGGCGAGTGGCAGGGTCGCCTTGCCGAGAAGATGGGACTGAGCGGCGCAGTGAGTGCGGAGGACTTCGCCCGACTCTCCGAGGGGCGGCATCCGCAAACTGAGGAGCAGATGGTCAAGCACCGTGCGGCTCAGGAATATACGAACGCCAACGGCACGACAACCAACGCCGTAGAGCATCGGGCGGGATGGGATGCAACTTTTTCAGCGCCGAAGTCCGTTTCGTTGACCGCACTCGTCGGCGGCGATGAGCGGGTCCGGGAGGCCCATAGAGCCGCTGTCGCGACCGCTCTTACTGAGCTGGAGCGGTACACTCAGGCGCGAATCGGGGGGAATAATCCGGCCGAAACCACAGGCAAATTCATAGCGGCAAAATTCGAACACGATACCGCCCGGCCGGTGGACGGGTACGCTGCACCCCAGCTCCACACCCACGCAGTAATTTTCAACGTGACGGAAAGGGCAGACGGATCGACCCGCGCCCTTCAGGAGCGCGGGATGTTCGAATCCCAGAACTATGCGACGGCGGTTTACCAGTCCGCCTTGACCTATAAACTTCGCAATCTCGGTTACGAGATCGAGGCAGGGAAGAGTGGCGCTCCAGAGATCAAGGGGTACTCGCAGGAGTACCTAGAGGCATCCAGTCCCCGGTCTCAACAGATCAAAGAGCACCTTGAGAAGACGGGTTATAGCGGGGCCGAAGCTGCGCAGATTGCCGCTCACGCGACCCGCGACAGCAAACAAATCCTTTCGCCCGAGGAGGTTCTAGCCGCCCATCGGGAGATGGCGACTGCGTTTGGAAATCAACCTGCCACGGTCGTAGCCGAGGCCCGCGCACGCGCCCAAGTCCAGGATCGTGGACCCGATGAGATGTTGAAAGCGAAGGAGGCCCTTACCTATGCCCGCAACAGTAACTTTGAACGAGAGGCAGTCAACGATGAGCGTATTCTCTTCCGCGATGCTCTTCGGCGGGGTATGGGAGAGACGACGTTCGCCCACGTTCGAGCAGAGTTTGATGCTCGACGGACGAGGGGCGATTTCCGCCTGGTAGAAAGCGACAAGCACGCAACCGGACGCAGCTTTACCACCCCGGAGACCATTGCTAACGAGCGGGCTAACGTGGCTCATGTCATGCGCGGACAGGACACGGTAGAGCCAATGATGAGTCGCGAACGGGCTACCGCGCAGGCTACCAGCCGCTCATTTCTGAACACAGCGCAACGCGGGGCGATCGAGGATGTACTGACTTCGTCCGATCGTATTCACGGACTGCAAGGACTCGCAGGAACCGGCAAGACCACGGTCCTATCAAGCATCCGTGAAGGGGCCGAGCATGGCGGTTATGTTGTCGAAGGTTTCGCTCCTACATCAAGGGCGGCGGCCCAGCTTCGGGAGTCGGGCATCAGCGCAACGACTCTACAGAGCTTTCTTACGCGGGGCGGGGAAGGGAAGGGAACCCCCGACCCTGACAGCAAACATCTCTACATGCTCGACGAGTCGAGCCTTGCCAGTACGAAACAGATGCGAGCGTTCCTAGACAAGATCGGTCCGCAGGATCGAGTGCTTGTCATCGGGGATACTCGGCAGCATCAAGGCGTCGACGCGGGCCGTCCTTTTGAACAAATGCAAGACGCTGGGATGCGTACCTCTCGCCTTGACCAGATCATGCGGCAAAGAGATCCCGAACTGCTGAAAGCAGTCCAGCATCTGGCAAAAGGAGAGACCGTCGAAGGGGTCAGAATGTTGGGTGAGCAGGGCCGGATTACAGAACTGGCGAACCCCAAGGAACGCATTGAGGCCATAGCGAAGGACTACGCAGGTCAGCCCGAGAACACCATTATCGTTTCCCCCGACAACCGCAGTCGGCAGCTCATCAATCAGGCCGTTCGCGTCGAGTTGCAGGCGAGCGGCGCACTGGCTAATGACAGCCACGAGTTCCGCACCCTGACGCACCGGTCAGACATGACCGGCGCAGACAGAGAGTGGGCAGCGCGGTACAAAGCAGGTGACGTGTTGAAGTACACAACTGGCAGTAAAACTCAGGGGATCGAGCGTGACAGCTCTGCCACGGTGCTATCCACAAACGCCCGCGACAACACCATTACCGTAGAACGGGCAGACGGCCAGAGCGTCACATACGACCCGCGCCGACTAAGAGGTGTGAACGCCTATCAAGAAGCCCCGCGAGAGTTCGCGACCGGCGACCGCATCCAGTTCACTGCCAAAGACAAAGACCTGGGCGTCAGCAATCGCGATCTGGGCACCATTACGAAGCTTGAGCCCGGCCAGATAACCGTTCGATTGGATGGAAAAGACGAACGCACAGTCAGTTTCGATCCAGGCAAGATGCAACACTTCGATCATGGATACGCAGTGACCTCGCACGTTTC
Coding sequences within:
- the mobF gene encoding MobF family relaxase, producing the protein MLSISKALNSSQAQNYHKLEFTSETQNYYKQDGAVQGEWQGRLAEKMGLSGAVSAEDFARLSEGRHPQTEEQMVKHRAAQEYTNANGTTTNAVEHRAGWDATFSAPKSVSLTALVGGDERVREAHRAAVATALTELERYTQARIGGNNPAETTGKFIAAKFEHDTARPVDGYAAPQLHTHAVIFNVTERADGSTRALQERGMFESQNYATAVYQSALTYKLRNLGYEIEAGKSGAPEIKGYSQEYLEASSPRSQQIKEHLEKTGYSGAEAAQIAAHATRDSKQILSPEEVLAAHREMATAFGNQPATVVAEARARAQVQDRGPDEMLKAKEALTYARNSNFEREAVNDERILFRDALRRGMGETTFAHVRAEFDARRTRGDFRLVESDKHATGRSFTTPETIANERANVAHVMRGQDTVEPMMSRERATAQATSRSFLNTAQRGAIEDVLTSSDRIHGLQGLAGTGKTTVLSSIREGAEHGGYVVEGFAPTSRAAAQLRESGISATTLQSFLTRGGEGKGTPDPDSKHLYMLDESSLASTKQMRAFLDKIGPQDRVLVIGDTRQHQGVDAGRPFEQMQDAGMRTSRLDQIMRQRDPELLKAVQHLAKGETVEGVRMLGEQGRITELANPKERIEAIAKDYAGQPENTIIVSPDNRSRQLINQAVRVELQASGALANDSHEFRTLTHRSDMTGADREWAARYKAGDVLKYTTGSKTQGIERDSSATVLSTNARDNTITVERADGQSVTYDPRRLRGVNAYQEAPREFATGDRIQFTAKDKDLGVSNRDLGTITKLEPGQITVRLDGKDERTVSFDPGKMQHFDHGYAVTSHVSQGLTEGRVIANIDTESSRSLINTRLAYVAVSRASDDARIYTNNAETLGARLATDISKTAAVDFRQPGPDTQRHASEPTINQYADPNHRIAAVASAYAERPNSTVIIAPDRAERQELNQLIRADLQAQGRVAPDSKSFTVHIEQTLNNPRLAEQYTPGDRIQYRLGSLSLGGIAKDSVAIVVATDSKTNQLTVQTSSGDEVTYRPHLAKDMTAQSTVYREEQREIASGDRIQINESYPKQGIRKGDLGTVTAISDTNDLDIRLDKGKSVQLNKEQAHHIEHGYAVQNLKAGTPERVLITQETLEGQGDPASLSRNAREVSLYTSDGSGSNQALKAPIALPEQQQSEAPANVVAPEPMHVEHRRSIGR
- a CDS encoding CpaF family protein, with amino-acid sequence MSTAHAWEKVLPFFEDDLQALILDPTISDLMINGTTGVYADRGGVVEHIPLRNSYSVERLEAAIQRVARMMGQDLTLQNPILNTRMPDGSRVAVVGAPSAIGGPTLTIRKFNRWYSTDELIESGSMPLTVRDQVVSFLLKKKNGIIAGGTGSGKTTLMKAILDHVPLTDRLIVIEQVAELRILQPNAVRWEAVDAIPGQVAILPSALLAAALRHRPDRIIFGEIRDECANDLLQAMNTGHGGTLTTLHAKSAWDALSRLSNLALSARPNINHSFIRSETAEAIDFVLYCEREQNGKRRVRELIEVTGYDFATQAFLTADLYRAEIIPAPDL
- a CDS encoding plasmid mobilization protein, with product MNSIEPTKPLNFEERLTRSKGRSSRNCMANARVTQAEQEELAAVAKSEGKALSEWAREVLLSEARSARADAQFTEIVAIRMLLNLVLKSIACGDVMTPEAFSAVLTNVRTTKHKAATDVMEQYSTVDQKEH
- a CDS encoding VirB8/TrbF family protein, whose protein sequence is MSTHVALPTSQLTPKQRVQADEIANEVYAAHYSERRIARIAIGTLAGVSLLLTATVVHVSSRPALTRYVRIDDAGRAQAIQYSDLNYSPREGEIRTYLTDWANYRHTINRETIAKKYPMNYYFLSSQLASQLINTDNNNHLTTQVMAGQVEQSEVQVNNVTITSMTQERISGAVVSRGTALMTFDLIYSSRNSQKPRTEHWMASVTYYINPAQVSDHAKTNPQYETINPLGVTITEFHENRVSVDQTPDGSTFHAETRP
- a CDS encoding type IV secretion system DNA-binding domain-containing protein; translated protein: MASQWGRKETVIWPPQVPIYTYGTLILTIPIALTLFFGMYMMKPFLARNYTGAFIKSTAGAEFNMHGSYRLIFLAGGKRAPRVAVPDDFTAGSMMLPGGKEISVALSPVATAQGYTTLFRGPGRKFDDTTIHLWLQSTVFGGDSLLSSYGPALIETGIVVIFMLCFSVPMDFKRGKRLKYGRLLRGPEMLTPQEFNKSLKGQGLGLETDERGTIIRLPLSSEPKHIQIMGDTGVGKSTLLRQMLQQIEDRGESAIVYDPAGEFVQRFYNQKRGDFILNPFDERSPYWTPSSELRNPAEARTIAASLYQPTDNKKGEFFTDTPQKVFAHLMKYRPSPQDLVDWMSNAAEIDRRVKGTEIASMIAKDAPDQRNGVLGSLGLIADSLRLLKTKEQAKGREWSATKWAEDRKGWIFLPSAEEAQQEALRPLHSLWLDLLILRLLSLPKEGQKRAWFVIDELATLQRLPQFHTALTKGRKSNNPIIFGYQGKAQLEVIYGHMAEVMLSMPSTKIVMKTSEPTAAKWASELIGEIEIERVRETVADGKRAGKSFTLDRQIEPLVMGSEIEGLDDLHAFMKLGNYVTRFSFPHMDRKVVAPLIVPRNIPEEDMWLRSLPPEPESPVVEESVGVAANSPPTAARLPSASPSSPAGASPRPITGSLFGTNNLTPITDPSTDL